A stretch of the Capsicum annuum cultivar UCD-10X-F1 chromosome 10, UCD10Xv1.1, whole genome shotgun sequence genome encodes the following:
- the LOC107845588 gene encoding probable protein S-acyltransferase 14, with product MYRSGAVMAWNVFRFCTALRGLGSIMILLVLGVVGVTYYAVVLTNYGPSIAGSSGLLDVLIALSVLVVFHCLLVMLLWCYFSVVFTDPGSVPPNWRPELDEERGEADPLTASEFGASPADSGNPIIRFCRKCNQLKPPRCHHCSVCGRCVLKMDHHCVWVVNCVGALNYKYFLLFLFYTFLETTVVTLSLLPQFIAFFSDGEIPGTPGTLATTFLAFVLNLAFALSVLGFLIMHISLVSANTTTIEAYEKKTSPKWRYDLGRKRNFEQVFGMDKRYWFIPAYSEEDFRRIPALHGLEYPSKPDFDVHE from the exons ATGTATAGATCGGGAGCTGTAATGGCATGGAATGTATTCAGGTTTTGTACTGCCTTACGAGGGCTTGGGTCGATCATGATCCTTTTGGTTCTTGGTGTTGTAGGAGTTACCTATTACGCTGTCGTTTTAACCAATTATGGTCCTTCTATTGCCGGTAGTAGTGGTCTTCTTGATGTCCTCATCGCTCTTTCAGTACTCGTCGTATTCCATTGTCTG TTGGTGATGCTTCTGTGGTGTTACTTTTCTGTTGTTTTTACTGATCCTGGTAGTGTGCCTCCAAATTGGAGGCCAGAGTTGGATGAAGAAAGAGGGGAAGCTGATCCGTTAACTGCGTCAGAATTCGGGGCTTCGCCAGCTGACTCAGGGAATCCCATAATACGTTTTTGTAGAAAGTGCAACCAATTAAAACCTCCTCGGTGCCATCACTGTTCTGTTT GTGGAAGGTGTGTGCTAAAGATGGACCATCATTGTGTGTGGGTTGTCAACTGCGTTGGAGCATTAAATTACAAGTATTTCCTTCTCTTCCTG TTCTATACGTTCCTTGAGACCACTGTTGTCACTCTATCATTACTGCCACAATTTATTGCATTCTTCAGTGATGGAGAGATACCTGGGACTCCGGGCACTCTTGCGACTACTTTCCTTGCTTTTG TCTTGAACCTTGCTTTTGCTTTGAGTGTTTTGGGATTTCTGATTATGCACATATCGTTGGTGTCTGCTAATACTACGACCATTGAG GCATATGAGAAGAAGACCAGTCCCAAATGGCGTTACGATCTTGGTCGAAAGAGGAACTTTGAACAG GTGTTTGGTATGGACAAGCGGTATTGGTTCATTCCTGCTTATTCTGAAGAAGATTTTAGACGGATACCTGCTCTTCATGGTCTTGAATACCCGTCAAAGCCCGATTTTGATGTCCATGAATAA